The Centroberyx gerrardi isolate f3 chromosome 12, fCenGer3.hap1.cur.20231027, whole genome shotgun sequence genome has a window encoding:
- the LOC139933372 gene encoding cytochrome P450 4B1-like yields the protein MILHLKQDGQDFNNLLRWGEQYPLAFPLWLGPFVSFLNIHHPDYVKTILASTGDGLLVSKGQKWFRNRRLLTPGFHYRVLKPYVKLTSDSTKAMLDKWEGHAKTNVSFELFEYVSFMSLDSIMQCAFSYNSNCQNEGGTSAYIKAVYELSYLTFLRFRTFLYHSDIIFHLSPHGFRYRKALRVAHSHTEEVIRKRKEALKEEEELDQIQAKRNLDFLDILLCARDENQQGLSDEDIRAEVDTFMFEGHDTTASGMSFILYCLACNPEHQQICRDEIIQALDGKDTIDWEDLSNIPYTTMCIKESLRLYPPGSGMMRRTTKPMTFFDGRSVPAGCIIGASVFGIHRNATVWENPHVFNPLRFLPENASKRSPYAFVPFSAGPRNCIGQNFAMNEMKVVIAQTLRRYQLIEDPTRKPKIIPGLVLHSLNGIHIKIKPVDSQP from the exons ATGATTCTACAT TTGAAACAAGATGGGCAAGATTTTAACAATTTGCTGAGATGGGGAGAGCAATACCCTTTGGCTTTTCCATTGTGGTTGGGTCCTTTTGTTTCATTCCTCAACATTCACCACCCAGATTATGTGAAAACGATACTGGCatcaacag GAGACGGTTTGCTGGTGTCAAAAGGCCAGAAGTGGTTTCGCAACAGAAGGCTCCTGACCCCAGGTTTCCATTACCGTGTTTTGAAGCCATATGTAAAACTGACGTCAGATTCTACAAAAGCTATGTTG GACAAATGGGAGGGTCATGCAAAAACCAATGTGtcatttgaattatttgaataCGTGAGCTTCATGTCACTGGACAGCATCATGCAGTGTGCCTTCAGCTACAACAGCAACTGTCAAAATGAGGG tggAACAAGTGCATACATCAAAGCAGTTTATGAGCTCAGTTATCTGACTTTTCTGCGGTTCAGGACCTTTCTGTATCACAGCGATATCATTTTCCACCTCAGCCCACATGGCTTCAGATATAGGAAGGCATTAAGGGTGGCTCACAGTCATACAG AGGAAGTCATACGAAAGAGGAAAGAAGCGctaaaggaagaggaggagctggaccaAATACAAGCCAAGAGAAACTTGGACTTTCTGGACATCCTTCTCTGCGCAAGG GATGAAAATCAGCAGGGTCTGTCAGATGAGGATATACGAGCGGAAGTGGACACCTTCATGTTTGAGGGCCATGACACCACAGCCAGTGGCATGTCTTTCATCCTCTACTGTCTGGCCTGCAACCCAGAACACCAACAGATCTGCAGGGATGAGATCATCCAAGCCCTGGATGGCAAGGACACCATAGATTG gGAGGATCTCAGTAACATTCCATACACCACGATGTGTATAAAAGAATCCCTCCGTCTTTACCCTCCTGGATCAGGAATGATGCGAAGAACAACCAAACCCATGACATTCTTTGATGGAAGGAGTGTGCCTGCAG gtTGTATTATTGGAGCCAGTGTGTTTGGGATTCATAGGAATGCAACTGTCTGGGAGAACCCTCAT GTCTTTAACCCACTCCGTTTCCTGCCAGAGAATGCTTCAAAAAGGTCACCGTATGCCTTTGTGCCTTTCTCTGCTGGCCCCAG GAACTGCATTGGTCAGAATTTTGCCATGAATGAGATGAAAGTGGTGATAGCCCAGACACTGAGGAGATATCAGCTGATAGAGGACCCCACTAGGAAACCCAAGATAATTCCTGGACTGGTGCTTCACTCACTCAACGGCATCCACATCAAGATCAAGCCTGTGGACTCTCAACCATGA
- the med18 gene encoding mediator of RNA polymerase II transcription subunit 18: MEAPPVTVMPVTGGTINMMEYLLQGSVLDQALDSLLHRLRGLCDNMEPETFMDHELVYLLKGQQGNPFILRARRSLSHPTAPWHLRYLGQPEVGDKSRHALVRNCVDVAASHSLPEFLNEMGFRMDHEFVANGHIFRKGAMKVVVSKLSRILVPGNTENTERLSLSYLVELSVLAPAGQDTVSEDMRSFAEQLKPLVHLEKIDPSKQRH; the protein is encoded by the exons ATGGAGGCTCCACCTGTTACTGTAATGCCTGTCACTGGGGGTACAATAAACATGATGGAGTATCTGTTGCAAG GCAGCGTGTTAGACCAGGCCCTCGACAGCCTCTTGCATCGCCTCCGAGGtctatgtgacaacatggaACCCGAGACCTTTATGGATCACGAGCTGGTGTACCTTCTGAAAGGCCAACAAGGAAACCCTTTCATTCTGCGTGCCCGGCGCTCCCTCTCCCACCCCACGGCTCCATGGCATCTGCGCTACCTGGGCCAACCTGAAGTGGGAGACAAGAGTCGCCACGCCTTGGTGCGCAACTGTGTGGATGTGGCTGCCTCACACAGCCTGCCAGAGTTCCTTAATGAGATGGGCTTCCGCATGGACCATGAGTTTGTGGCCAACGGACACATTTTCCGTAAAGGCGCAATGAAAGTAGTGGTCAGCAAGCTGTCGCGCATCCTGGTACCGGGGAACACGGAGAACACTGAGCGTCTATCACTATCCTACTTGGTGGAGCTGAGTGTGTTAGCTCCTGCCGGCCAGGACACTGTGTCCGAGGACATGCGCAGCTTTGCTGAGCAGCTCAAACCCCTGGTTCATCTGGAGAAGATTGACCCCAGCAAGCAGAGACATTGA